In Solanum pennellii chromosome 7, SPENNV200, the following are encoded in one genomic region:
- the LOC107026067 gene encoding replication factor C subunit 1: MSDIRKWFMKQHDKGTGNGSMSKNSAAEKPSPTSPKPENLVQEGQETANRRKTSKYFATDKVKAKEEKVEEVSAKRKAPNAAGISSAPAAKRIHKAEDEDDFVPVVSAMGSRDVTPSKKSVSGSGRGSAQKNVISDDSDDDLKNKKSDLKSAGRGLGGRAAKTSGKGVPLDESEDDASAVKDNKSGGRGRGGKGPSAAPSGGRGRGGGGRGGFMNFGERKDPPHKGEKEVPEGAPYCLAGLTFVISGTLDSLEREEAEDLIKRHGGRVTGSVSKKTTYLLCDEDVEGRKSSKAKELGTAFLTEDGLFELIRSSKKSKSATQPESKKSVDTIVSSGKRNSQNTSDGTGSTATKILAAKQLAPSASPAKISGSPAKISASPAKKKTQAKESLLPWTEKYRPKAIVDIIGNKSLVEQIQRWLESWDEHFLKASSKGKGKKQADSGAKKAVLLSGMPGIGKTTSAKVVSQLLGFQTIEVNASDSRGKADSKIEKGIGGSTANSIKELVSNESLSANVGRSHHQKTVLIMDEVDGMSAGDRGGVADLIASIKISKIPIICICNDRYSQKLKSLVNYCLPIVFRKPTKQQMAKRLNQVANAEGIQVNEIALEELAERVGGDMRMALNQLQYMSLSKSVIQYDDIRRRLLSSSKDEDISPFKAVEKLFDFNSKNLKIDQRIDLSMSDPDLVPLLVQENYLNYKPSSAGKDDNDLKRMSLIAHAADSIANSDLINVQIRRYQQWQLSPAGCLSSCIIPASLLHGQRQTLEQGERNFNRFGGWLGKNSTMGKNYRILEELHVHLLASRESYLGRANLRLDYFSLLGKKLTDPLKVLPKDEAVENVVAFMDSYSISQEDFDNIVEISKFKGQPNLLDGVQPAVKAALTKAYNKGSKSRVIRTADLITLPGIKKAPKKRVAAMLEPLDEGVAEENDETLAEDEENSSDTEDIDVGKKLQSDLQSLSSRGIEVNMDLKGTGSSGSKKASAGRGRGRGSSNSSATAESSGKRGGRGSGAAAKRKR; this comes from the exons ATG TCAGATATCAGGAAATGGTTCATGAAGCAGCATGACAAAGGCACGGGTAATGGGAGCATGTCCAAGAATAGTGCAGCAGAAAAGCCTTCTCCCACTAGTCCAAAGCCAGAAAACCTG GTACAAGAAGGACAAGAGACTGCCAACAGAAGGAAAACTAGTAAATATTTTGCTACAGACAAGGTTAAggcaaaagaagaaaaagttgaGGAAGTGTCAGCAAAAAGAAAAGCTCCAAATGCTGCTGGAATTTCATCAGCACCAGCTGCAAAAAGAATTCATAAAGCTGAGGATGAAGATGACTTTGTACCAGTCGTATCGGCAATGGGATCCAGAGATGTCACTCCCAGCAAAAAGTCGGTAAGTGGCTCTGGAAGGGGATCCGCGCAGAAAAATGTGATCAGTGATGATAGTGATGATGATCTTAAGAACAAAAAATCTGATCTCAAATCTGCTGGAAGAGGGCTGGGTGGACGGGCAGCTAAGACCAGCGGAAAGGGTGTTCCTCTTGATGAAAGTGAAGATGATGCTTCAGCTGTCAAGGACAACAAATCTGGTGGACGAGGGCGTGGTGGTAAAGGACCATCTGCAGCACCAAGCGGTGGACGAGGTAGAGGTGGTGGAGGACGGGGAGGTTTCATGAACTTTGGTGAAAGAAAAGATCCTCCTCACAAGGGGGAAAAG GAAGTTCCTGAAGGTGCCCCATACTGTTTAGCTGGTTTGACTTTTGTAATTAGTGGAACTCTCGACAG TTTAGAAAGAGAAGAAGCTGAGGATTTGATTAAACGCCATGGTGGTCGTGTCACAGGATCTGTTAGCAAGAAAACA ACTTATCTTTTATGTGATGAAGACGTCGAGGGACGGAAATCCTCTAAAGCCAAGGAGCTCGG AACTGCATTTCTCACTGAGGATGGTTTGTTTGAATTGATCCGGtcatcaaaaaaatcaaaatcagcTACACAACCCGAGTCAAAGAAATCTGTGGACACCATTGTTTCTTCTGGAAAGAGAAATTCACAAAATACAA GTGATGGAACAGGAAGCACTGCCACAAAGATTCTAGCTGCCAAACAATTGGCACCTAGTGCATCTCCTGCCAAAATTAGTGGATCTCCTGCTAAAATTAGTGCATCTCCTGCCAAGAAGAAAACCCAAGCTAAAGAGTCTTTACTACCATGGACAGAAAAATACAGACCCAAAGCTATTGTAGACATAATAGGGAACAAGTCACTG GTGGAGCAGATTCAGCGTTGGCTAGAGAGCTGGGATGAGCATTTTCTAAAGGCATCTAGTAAGGGTAAGGGGAAAAAACAGGCTGACTCTGGTGCTAAAAAAGCAGTTCTGTTGAGTGGTATGCCGGGTATAGGGAAGACTACATCAGCAAAAGTGGTTAGTCAGTTGCTGGGATTTCAAACCATCGAG GTAAATGCTAGTGATAGTCGTGGAAAGGCTGACTCAAAAATTGAGAAAGGAATAGGCGGAAGTACTGCTAATTCCATAAAAGAACTTGTTAGCAATGAATCTCTAAGCGCCAATGTTGGCAG ATCACACCATCAGAAGACTGTTCTGATTATGGACGAGGTTGATGGCATGTCTGCTGGAGATAGAGGTGGTGTTGCCGATCTTATTGCTAGCATCAAGATCTCGAAAATTCCTATTATCTGCATTTGCAATGATCGCTACAGTCAGAAATTGAAGAGCCTTGTCAATTATTGCCTACCAATTGTCTTCCGTAAACCAACTAAGCAGCAG ATGGCAAAGAGGTTAAATCAAGTAGCAAATGCTGAAGGCATTCAAGTCAATGAG ATTGCTCTTGAGGAATTGGCAGAACGTGTTGGAGGAGATATGCGTATGGCTCTAAATCAATTGCAATACATGAGTCTCTCTAAGTCTGTCATCCAATACGATGACATAAGACGCCGCCTTCTAAGCAGTTCAAAGGATGAAGATATCTCACCATTCAAAGCTGTAGAAAA GCTGTTTGATTTTAATTCCAAGAACTTGAAAATAGATCAaagaattgacctaagtatgaGCGACCCAGATCTTGTCCCACTTCTTGTCCAG GAGAATTATCTCAACTACAAACCAAGTTCTGCTGGCAAAGATGATAATGATTTAAAGCGGATGAGCCTAATTGCGCATGCTGCTGACTCTATTGCAAACAGTGACTTAATAAATGTACAGATTCGAAGATACCAGCAATGGCAACTTTCTCCAGCTGGTTGCCTTTCGTCTTGCATAATTCC TGCTTCTTTGTTGCACGGACAGAGGCAGACTCTTGAGCAG GGAGAGCGCAACTTTAACAGGTTTGGCGGCTGGCTAGGAAAGAATTCTACAATGGGAAAGAATTACCGGATTCTGGAGGAATTGCATGTTCACCTACTCGCATCTCGTGAATCTTATCTGGGAAG GGCAAACCTGAGACTTGACTACTTTTCTCTTCTTGGAAAGAAGTTGACAGATCCATTAAAAGTGCTGCCTAAG GATGAAGCTGTAGAGAATGTTGTGGCTTTCATGGATTCTTACTCTATAAGCCAGGAGGACTTCGATAATATTGTGGAGATATCAAAATTCAAG GGACAACCGAATCTTCTGGATGGTGTACAGCCTGCTGTGAAAGCGGCACTGACAAAAGCATACAACAAAGGAAGCAAATCACGTGTTATTCGCACAGCAGATTTAATTACCCTTCCCGGAATTAAAAAAGCTCCTAAGAAGCGCGTTGCAGCAATGCTGGAGCCACTAGATGAAGGTGTAGctgaagaaaatgatgaaacacTTGCTGAAGATGAAGAGAATTCATCAGATACAGAAGACATAG ATGTTGGGAAAAAATTGCAGTCCGATCTTCAGAGTCTCAGTTCGAGAG GGATCGAAGTAAACATGGACTTGAAGGGTACCGGGAGTTCAGGTAGCAAGAAGGCGTCTGCAGGGAGAGGACGAGGAAGAGGAAGTTCTAATAGCAGTGCAACCGCTGAATCCTCAGGTAAGAGAGGTGGTCGGGGTTCTGGAGCTGCTGCCAAGAGAAAGAGGTGA